A window of Sorex araneus isolate mSorAra2 chromosome 3, mSorAra2.pri, whole genome shotgun sequence genomic DNA:
AGATGAAAGGGACAGGGAGGCCGGGCGGGGAAGGCTGCAGGGATGAAGGGTCTCGGCCTCCCGCCTGGAgaatgaaagagacaaagaggCGAGAGCAGGTGGGGCAAGCCGGGGGTCTCGGGCCCCAGGGGACGGCTGGCACAGGAAGAAGCCTGGGCACTTctctgtcccctgagcccgcccggAGCTCTGCACGGGGGTCTGATTGGGGACCGTGAGGATCCAGGGTGGGGTGGCTTGATGGACCCGCAGCAGCCACATCCAGGCACCTGAGGCAGGGCTGGGACAGACCGGGAcgggctgcagggggcggggggcacgctGGGGGCTTGGGCCATCTCACTGATGATGAAGAAATCTGGATTCTAGACTACTTTGGATATATTACATGATTAAATTTTAAGAGGATCTATAGTTTAAggggggggctcccaagcagtgctcggggcccaggGGTCACCCTCGGGGACTCTCGGCCAACCAGGCCAGCAGTTCCATGCCAGGGCCCGGGGCGCTGGCCCCAGTGCTCGGCAGTgcgcggtgccagggattgaacccgggtcaggagCAGCAGTCACAGCCGGGCCCTGGCCCCCGTGTCGTTTCCCCAGCCGCAGGCATGTTAAGTGCACATCACCGGCTCTGTCCCACTTCTGAAGAGCAGAGTCTGGCGCATCCCCGCACGCCGGGCCTGTGGGGCCGCGCTGCTTGTCACATCCGCTCCTTCCGCACCGTGTGACCTGGTTGCCAGCTCCATGCCAGGCAAGGTGCCGGGGATTAGAAGGTGAGCAAAGCCAGGCCTCGTCTCGGGTTTCCTGGAGTTGGCAGTAATCAAATAATCACTCAGACGGTGCTTCCTACACCAGGAGATAAGTGACCTGGGGAAAGGGGGGTGTGGGACACGGGGGCTGGGACACCGGGGCCGAGAACTCGGGCCTGTCAGCTGTGCcccgggagggggctggggaggaaaggGGCAGAGGGAGCCCGGGGGGGGGGATGTCTGCAGGGattgaggggtgggggctgcaggaagGAAGGTGCCAGAGGTGGTGTGAGCCGGCTGCCCTGGGGGCCCGTGGACAGCTCGGAAGAGGGTGACCGGGACCGGGCAGTCTGAAGGGGCCAGCAGAGGCCTCAGGCTCCGCCTTGCAGGAGGCTCAGCGGGGAGCAAAAGGGGTCTCACTCTAGACAGCTGGGTGGGGTGCACACCTCCAGAACCCGGTGCAGGGAGGGATTTGGCcgcacccggaggtgctcagagtATTGGGGTCACCCTGGGCCACCGTGCAGCTCTCGTGCCAGTCAGGCCTCCTGGCTCCTCTGGTGCCGTCtctgtctgggccacaccccgcagcgctcagggcttactcctggctctgtgcttcgggatcACTCTTGGACCCATACGAGGTACCGGGGACCAGaaccgggccagctgcatgcaaggcaagcgcccagctcgctatgctattgctccggcccggcCTGTTGAGGAGCCTTTAGGGCTTGTTGTGTCCCCAGCCACCTTCCACCCCACTCCCTCATGCTCTCCGGAGCCCCTTAGAACAGCCCCCTCTTACCAGGCAGGGGTCCCTCCCCCAGAGGGGGACCCCTGGGTTTATACCCTCCCCAGGGCAGCCAGAGCTGCCCAAGAAGCAAATGTGCCTGTGTCCCCTGTTCAAACCCGTGGGGACGCCCCAATGTTCTAAGCACGTAATCCAGACAGTGTCGTGTACCCCTTCTGAAGCTTCCCCATCCTCCCGCCGACCTCCCCCCTTCTCTGGGCCCCAGCTGAGCCGAGTCCTCTGCCAGCGCGGCTTCCCCTCACTCCGTAACTGCTTCCAGAGCCTGGCTGACAACCTTCTCACCCCACCGGGCTGCcctgggccggggctgggccGGGACACCCTTCACCCCCTTCCTCCATGATCACCCCCCACCCTCTGGGGCACCTGAGCTGCTGCGGGCAGGGTTGGGTCACCTTCCTGTCCACAGAGTTGAtatccaccctccccaccccctccccccgtgaGACGGGGGTGCTCGGAAGAAGCCGGGCCTCTCTCATCTGCTTAGCGGCGTCCTCCAGTCTGGGCTCCAGTCTCCGCTCCCCTCAGCTGGGAGGGCCCCCTGAGACCGAGACAGCCTCCTCCATCACTCCGGAGAGGGGGGACTCTGGCACCAAGAGCTCTTCTCTTGCTGCTCCTACATCCCGCCCCGCACCCTGCCTTCACGGTCCTCAGCCTCCGGGGGAGCCGGAAGGCAGCACaaccccctcccaccgcccccaggCCTGGCTCTTGGCTGGGGCTCTGCTGGCCCTCCCAGGGTGCTGCGCTCAGGGGGGCTTGTCTGCTGTTCTTTCCGGGAAGAGTTGGTCTGCACCGGCTTCCCCAGCAGCCACTCACTCGAGGGCCCGGCCCGGTGACCCGCGGGGGCTGAGCAGCTCTGAGCAGCTGCTGGGTGACTTCCGAGCGGGCACAGTCCTGGGGCCcaggaccctgcagtgccagtaGCTCCTAGGCCAGAGCCGGGCAGGTGGGAGCAGGGGGCCCGCCCAGGAGAATGGAGGAGGCCCGGAGACAGatcgtgcatgtgtgcgtgtgtgcacgtgtgtggtgTCTCCCAGTCTATGTGGGTGGCTGTGAGTTGCTGGGTGGTGACCCAGCCCTCCTAGCGAAACCCTGGCTCCCTTGTGGTCAGTTTCACTTTTGACATCTGGTCCAGTTCACAGCTGGCCGGCTTCCTGCCATGACTGTTTCCATTTTCCCTTTCCAAGAACTGGGGGCACCGcccccccttctccttccccatcAGCTCACATACCCCCGCCGTTGCAATGCCTGCTTGTTTGCTGAGTTTCTACACAGACACCCTTGCTGCCCAGGGCGGGAACTGGGACAGGGACTCTCGGGGCTGCACCCACCGCCCCCAGCGAACCACACaccttcttctttctttgctaTTTAATGTTCATCACTTATGTTTTATGTGGAGGTTTCAGAAGGGCCCAGGGAAAGATTACACAGGATGCAGGGGcaggtgatgggggggggggtctgacaGGGAGTGTGGGGCTCACACAGCCCCCAGCTGAGGAGACACAGCCGGGAGCAGGGGGGAAGGGTTCCATCTCAACCCAAAAAggtgccaggaggggccccagaaCCAAACACATGCGAAAACGTACTTGCAAGCTcccggcacccccccaccccatccccagctgCCAGGGAGGGAAAGAAATCGGCCCACTCTGGGCCACCCCTCCGGCGTAAGGTTGAGTGTCCTTGTTTCCCCCCCACAGCTGAGGTCAAAGACACACGGGCTACACAAAAGGCTCCCCGTGCCTTCCATGGGGCAGGAGGGGCGGCTGCCCCGTGCACCCCCTGCCCGGGCTGAATCATGCTAAATAGAAGGGGAGCTGCTCTCATTCCAACATCGAGCAATACAGaaggggccagggcggggcctcGAAGCCGATTCCTGGCCCCAAGCTAGGGGAAAGTGAGTCCTTCACAGAGTCCTCTGAAGGTGTGAGAGGCCCTGGCCGGGCCACCGGCTGCCTCAGCTCCTTCTGGCCCcgttccctcctgcaccccttcTCCTCCATCGGAACCTTGGGGGCCCAGCCAAACCCAGGCTTGCAGggaaggggcggggtggggggagcagtccTCCACGCGCAGGCCTCTGGCAGACAGCCCCGGCCGGCCTCCGTGGCCCTCGGCCCGCCAAACCGGGGGCGAGGAAGACATCGCGAAGCCCCTCCGATGCGCCTCTGGCAGCTGCCCCAGGCAGGATCCGGTCCAGCCTGGGGAGGAACTCGTGGAGAAAGGCAGATTCCTCATCGTGTCTGCGTGTGTTCTGTGTTCCAGGTGGGGGGTCCTTTAGCTGCAGCCTCTGTTGGTTCCCGGCCAGCACCGGGGTGACGGGCACCAACCACCAGAGATGCCGTAGGACACCCCCGCAGATCTGCCTCGGCCGGACCCAGGCCACGAGAGACCCGCGGGCCAGGTCTCAGATAAAGCCTCTCCTCTCCACCGGCTTGGACAGACCCGGGGGTGAGGgcgagggcgggggtgggggcctggcaTCCCCCTCTCCTGGACCTGAAGCAAACCTGAGGTCTGTGCCCCCCGGTGCTGAGGGGGGCCAGCCCACGGCTGTGCGGCTCTGAATAGGCACTGCCCCTCTTGGGGCCTCGCTGTCCTGGTTCAAAACGAGGGCGACAGATTTCAAGGCGCCTTCCGGCTGGCAAGGAGCTGGTCCTTCCCACCTTAGGCCAGAGGAGAGCGGGGAGTGGGGTTCAGGGGGGAGACGCCCCCTGCTCCCGCAGTTCACAGTGTAGAGTCCATGTCTCTGGGGCCTCAGTGGCTCCCTCTGAGTCTCTGGGGCCTTGTCGGGGGGAGGGGTCCCCCCTAATCATCCCTGGTGTCCCCTGCCGCTGTGGGAGGGGCTGGCCCACCGAGAAGGGAGCTGGGAGCCGAAGGCCTGaggtggtggggggcggaggtgggagggggtgtcagGGGCACTTccggtgctgggggcgggggtgaccaCTCGGGATCGGGGACAGGGTTGTGGTCTCGGGCCGGGCCCGTGGGCGCTGGCGGGAGCCTCGGCGGCGGTGGTGGTCGTGGTCGGaacgtgggggcggggctggggccgggggctcaCACCGGGGACGTGGCCGTGGACTCGCTGCACAGGCTCTCCACGATGTCGGCTCTCTGCAGGCGGCGCAGGGCGGCCAGGAGGGCGTCCAGCGTGGCGCTGTCCTGGGTGGCCCAGCTGGCGAGCAGGGCACGCACGGGGCAGGCCTCTCGGGTGAAGGAGTCTATGTGCTCCGGCTGGTAGCCCAGCTCGCCCGCCAGGTGCCTCCAGGTGTCCCCGGCCGAGCCGTTGAGCagcttctccacctcctcccgcTTGGCCGGGGGCAGGCTGCTGTACAGGCCGCTGTCCCCCTTGAGAGCTGCCGAGAACCCAGCGAGGGGTCAGCGGCCACCCGAGGAGGACCACCCCGGCCCCCACCGCCATGCGGAGTACGACCCCAGAGGAGCCCCGGCTTTTCTCCTCCCGAGCCCTGAGACCCCGAGGGCCCCGAGGCCGAGGGATGGCCCCGCagagggccagggtgggggaTGCTGACTCACGGTGGCCCCactctgccgccccccccccattaaTCAAGGCTGAGGAGGAGCCTGGCCTCCAGACTCCCCAGCCGCCAGTGGCCTGGAGCCAGGCTGTGGGCCCTAATTAGGGGCTTCATTAACTACTTGTTTCCCCAGAAGTCGGGGCAGGAGGCTAATTGCAGCCACTTTGGGGACTAATTAGCCCCAGGGGGGGCACAATTTGCTGATGAGCCTGGACGCTCCTATTTGTCTGTGCCCACACGCAGCCTTGCTCCACCCTCCCGTCGGCCAGGCCCTCCCGGCTGTCCCCTCTGCCCCGTGCCCGGCTCACCCTGGCCCGCGGCTGTCTGCGTGTGGGGCTGCTGGTCGTGCAGGCTCTGGCTGTCCACGGAGATGCCACTGTCGCTGTGGAGCTTCTCCCCCTCGGGCGGGGGCGTCTGGTCCGCCGGCCGGCTGTTGGCCCCTTGCTTGTTCTGCTTACAGCTGTTCCACCTGGACCCAGGGGGCAGcctgagctggggaggggggcaccggCCCTGCCCCAAAGCTCTTAGCgtttgcggggggggggcgggggggcgcggggagggggcccagggcccagggtgtGCCCAGACTTTAGCTTCTGCCACCCAAGGACAGCTGGTGGTGTCCCTACAAGCCTGCCACATGGGCCCGTGGAATGAATGGGGCACAAATAAATCTGGAACTTGCCAGAGACTTCACTTTTCCCCAGTCTGCCCTTCTAAACTACTCCCACATGTGTGCAGGGCTGCGGTGCAAGAAGGATTATTACAGGCAATGAGAAGGACCAGGAAACAGCCCAACACCCATCACTGGCAGATTAGCTAAATCAGTTATGATCTGTCTGTATTATTGAGTGAGCGGTTACAAAGGACCAGATAATCCGTACGTCCTATGGAATGTTCTCCTGAGGGAGATTCAGTGAAAGCAGGAGAGGTGTAGGAGAGGTCGCGGGAGCCCAGGGCGCGTCCAAGAATGTGTTTATGTGAAACGCCATAAAGGTTCCTGTACGTGTTTATAAAGGCCGGGGACGTGGCTGGAAAGGATCCATCCCAGATTCCAGCGAGGAGCGGGACAGGGGTTGAGAAGACATCAAAGGGGGCTGGGATGtgtctgcatttatttatttttatttgggggccacacccagaggagaAGGGGCTCACGGGTCACTGCCAGCACTTCTCAGGGAAtcacgtggtgccaaggatcggACTGGGGCCTCCCACATGCCGAGTGCTCACTCAGCCCAAcgagctatctcttcagtccccagcgttttttattgttttttatttggcttGCTTCctcttttgcttttaaaaatactggTCTTGTTTCCATTTTACCAAAGTGCTACTTTGATGATGGGTGGGTACCAGGGACCGAACCCTGATCTCCTGCACGCCAGGCACGTGCTGTGCTGCTTGAGCCCGGTCCCTGGCCCCCGTGatgctttgagccacacccagaggtgctcagggattgctcctggcgggtTTGGGGGATTATACCGAGAGAACcagtgatcgaacctgggtcggcagtgtgcaaggcaatatCCtcagtaatattgctccagctctgattttttttaaaaataagaataggcaatgaggggggctggagcgatagcacagcgggtagggcatttgccttgcatgccaccgacccgggttcgattcccagcatcccatatggtcccctgagcactgccagggataattcctgagtgcagagccaggactaacccctgtgcagagccaggtgtgacccaaaaagcaaaaaaaaaaaaaaaaaaaaaaggcaatgagGGCTGGAAACatagttcagagggtagggcatttgccttgcacagtcaacctagctttgatccccagcattgcccaTGGACCTCTGAGTCtagccaggagtggtcctcaAAAACCaacgacaggggctggagtgatagcacagcaggtagggcgtttgccttgcatgcggccaacccgggtttaattcccaacatcccatataagTGGGAATCTGAGCCTCCCACCTACGGCGCACACCCAGCCCCTTTGGGCCCTCTCACCTCTTGAAGGCAATGTAGGCCACGAGCCCCACCACCACAGCGGCCAGGATGGAGCAATAGACCGGGATGAGGTTGTCCGCGGTGCCCCGGGGGGCCACAGGCTGAGAGCTGCCCATCACGGTGGTCACCACGTCTGCCACTGTGCTGCCGGTGAGGTCGGGGTCTGCAGGCAGCTCCGGCTCCTGAGTGCTGGGGGCCGTGCTGTCGGGGCCCTCAGCGGGCGTGGACCTTGTAATCCAGCGGCCAGGGATCTCTGGGGAAAGGgccacagaggtgagggggcAGCCGCCAAATACGCCCGCTCAGATGTTCTGCTCAGAGGCGAGGACTGGGATTGTGCGGGTCGATCACATTCCGATGGAGCTgagccagagcctggcaatcaGGGCACGGGACCCTTCCCAACTCTGCctggggctggctgtgtgccCTGGCGTCAGCCCGATGGCTCCTGGCCTCCCTTCCTCGCGCCCGTCCGCACACTTGCTCTCTCAGCCGCCTTACATCTCGGGTGCGGCTGGAATCCTATTTTTGCTTCCCTGGATACCAGACGCTGGGACGGAGGTGAGTCCACAAGGGAGAGCACAGGAGCACCAGGCAGCTGGCAGCTGGCATCCCTGGGCAAATGTGGAGACCTCGCAGGGTGCCCCCCAAGGCCCCAGCCACGTGAACCGAGGAAGGCTGAGTGAGGGCACGCGGGCCTGGGCTCCGGGGTCTCTTCCCTTGGAGCCCTGCTCCTTCCCGTCTGGCTTGGGCACAGCAAGCCGGGGGTGCCCGGCTGACCTGCTCTCCTAATGAGGTCTCAGACTGTGGCTGGTTCCTGTcgggcccccggcccccacccggcACCACCCAGATCTGCCCACACTGGCGTCAGGTCGCTAGACCCCACTTG
This region includes:
- the NGFR gene encoding tumor necrosis factor receptor superfamily member 16 isoform X2, which encodes MGAGAAGCAMDGPRLLLLLLLGVALGGADDEACSTGLYTHSGECCRACNLGEGVAQPCGANQTVCEPCLDSVTFSDVVSATERCKPCTECVGLQSMLAPCVEADDAVCRCAYGYYQDEATGLCEACRVCEVGSGLVFSCQDKQNTVCEECPDGTYSDEANHVDPCLPCTVCEDTERQLRECTRWADAECEEIPGRWITRSTPAEGPDSTAPSTQEPELPADPDLTGSTVADVVTTVMGSSQPVAPRGTADNLIPVYCSILAAVVVGLVAYIAFKRWNSCKQNKQGANSRPADQTPPPEGEKLHSDSGISVDSQSLHDQQPHTQTAAGQALKGDSGLYSSLPPAKREEVEKLLNGSAGDTWRHLAGELGYQPEHIDSFTREACPVRALLASWATQDSATLDALLAALRRLQRADIVESLCSESTATSPV
- the NGFR gene encoding tumor necrosis factor receptor superfamily member 16 isoform X1 is translated as MGAGAAGCAMDGPRLLLLLLLGQVALGGADDEACSTGLYTHSGECCRACNLGEGVAQPCGANQTVCEPCLDSVTFSDVVSATERCKPCTECVGLQSMLAPCVEADDAVCRCAYGYYQDEATGLCEACRVCEVGSGLVFSCQDKQNTVCEECPDGTYSDEANHVDPCLPCTVCEDTERQLRECTRWADAECEEIPGRWITRSTPAEGPDSTAPSTQEPELPADPDLTGSTVADVVTTVMGSSQPVAPRGTADNLIPVYCSILAAVVVGLVAYIAFKRWNSCKQNKQGANSRPADQTPPPEGEKLHSDSGISVDSQSLHDQQPHTQTAAGQALKGDSGLYSSLPPAKREEVEKLLNGSAGDTWRHLAGELGYQPEHIDSFTREACPVRALLASWATQDSATLDALLAALRRLQRADIVESLCSESTATSPV